Below is a window of Candidatus Poribacteria bacterium DNA.
TCGCCATACTCGGGGACCGAGCGCAGGTGCGGATTCAGCCCGGAATCACCCGGTCTCTTGAGGGATGTGGACCCGTCGGAACTGCGCAAGCCATCGTCGCAGGGCTGTTTCATGAAGCCCCTCGATCCTCGCACGGCGGGGTCCAGACGAACGTCCACTGCTCCGACGGGACACCAGCCGTCCGTGGAGCCACCGTTTCCGCTCCGTCGCTCCCGCGAAAGCGGGAGCCCAGAGCCCTGGATCCCCGCTTCCTGGCCCCGCGAAGGCGGGGCTCGCGGGAATGACCCGTTGGGTTGACCCGATTCGGGATCAGGCGGTCCGTTCATGAAACAGCCCTGCCATCGTCGGATGGCGATTGACGCCCCATGCCGACCGTGTTAGCCTTTGGATGCATGTCGCTGCCGAGAGTGCGCTTCCCGTCCGCTGGGCGGATCCCAAGCTGATGATCGACAATCCATTCCTTCGCGAGAAGTACCGCATCGAGCGGCTCATCGGAAGCGGCTCGTTCTCGTCCGTGTACCGCGCGTTGGAGCTGCGCTGCGATCGCAGAGTCGCGATCAAGGCGCTTCGCCGCGACGTCTACGAGAACTCCTACCGCTACATCGTCTCGGAAATCGGCGCGATGGGCAGGACGTGGCAGCACCCGAACATCGTGTCCATCCATACGGTTGAGCCTGGAGACGACGAACACGTCGCCTATATCGTCATGGAGTACGTGCCGAACGGGAGCCTCCATGTGAAGCTCCAACAGGCTCCGCTTCCGTTCGACGAATGCTTGGGCATTCTCACCGACATCTGCTCGGGCCTCGCCCACGTTCACCGCCAGAACGTGATCCACCGGGACATCAAGCCCAAGAACATCCTCATCGACGCGGACGGCATATCGAAGGTGTCCGACTTCGGTGTCGCTCAGGTCCGGGATGCGGTCTACGACTATGCCTCGACCTTCGCCGGGACACGGCGATACATGGCGCCGGAACAATACGACGGTCAACACGACCATCGCGTCGATATCTTCACCGTGGGGATTCTATTCTGGGAAATGCTGACCGGGACGTTCCCCTACCCGGGCACGACGCACGATGAGGTCCGCGACGCCAAGAAAACCATCTCGCCTGAGCTGCCCAGCATCGTGCCGAAGCCCGCACGCGAGATCGTCAGCATGTGCCTGCGCCCCGAACCCCATGATCGCGTCTACGACACGGATCAGTTGCTCGTCGCCATCAATCGGATACGGGAATCCGAGTACGAACGAGTGGGCGCCAAGCGACTCATGAACGGCACTCCCGTCGAGCAGCTCGAGACCGCCATCGAGGAGACGCGGCGTCATCTCCGAATCCCAGCCTCGACCGCGCGTTGGATGCGTCAGGCGTCCGCGCTCGAGCAACGGCAGCGGCTCAAGGCGGAGTCTGACACCGAAGCGATCGCGACTGCCGCGACGCGCCTTCAGGCTGCAGCCGATTTGGCGCATCAGGGCTCCCATGAGCAAGCCTTGCGTGAGATCGAAGCGGCTTCGGCGACCGGAGTCCTGGCAGATGGGTTGGTCGACGCGATCCGCCGAATGTGCTCGCCGCCGCCTGTCGAAGCCGTCGCCCAGGAGCCGGTTCCGCAACCGGCGACAGAACACGGAACTCGCCGAGAAACAGGTTTCCGTACCGATACGAGACATCGGCAGTCCGACTCGGCGGCACTGGAGACCACGACTCGCTCAAACCAATCCCACGGCAGAGCGTGGGCTACACGTCGCGCATACCGGCAGAACGCCCGAAAGCTGGCGAAGGCAGCCGCTCGTCTAGAAAAGAATCGACGGTCAGTCGAAGCTGGGGATGCCTTTCGCAGCGCCGGTGAATCAGCCGCCGCCGCCGGGAACACGCATCGCGCCGCCAGGTGGTTCTTGCAGAGCGTCGCGTGCTATGCCGGGGCTGCAAGGGCGTTCGAAGCAAGCGGGGACCTCACTGCCGCCGCAGACGCCTATCGGCGCGCTGGAAATGGATGTGAGCAGGCGACTGTGCCGGCTCGGGCGATCGACCACTACGAATCCGCTCTGAAGGCGCTCTGGCGTTGCGCGGAGGC
It encodes the following:
- a CDS encoding serine/threonine protein kinase produces the protein MHVAAESALPVRWADPKLMIDNPFLREKYRIERLIGSGSFSSVYRALELRCDRRVAIKALRRDVYENSYRYIVSEIGAMGRTWQHPNIVSIHTVEPGDDEHVAYIVMEYVPNGSLHVKLQQAPLPFDECLGILTDICSGLAHVHRQNVIHRDIKPKNILIDADGISKVSDFGVAQVRDAVYDYASTFAGTRRYMAPEQYDGQHDHRVDIFTVGILFWEMLTGTFPYPGTTHDEVRDAKKTISPELPSIVPKPAREIVSMCLRPEPHDRVYDTDQLLVAINRIRESEYERVGAKRLMNGTPVEQLETAIEETRRHLRIPASTARWMRQASALEQRQRLKAESDTEAIATAATRLQAAADLAHQGSHEQALREIEAASATGVLADGLVDAIRRMCSPPPVEAVAQEPVPQPATEHGTRRETGFRTDTRHRQSDSAALETTTRSNQSHGRAWATRRAYRQNARKLAKAAARLEKNRRSVEAGDAFRSAGESAAAAGNTHRAARWFLQSVACYAGAARAFEASGDLTAAADAYRRAGNGCEQATVPARAIDHYESALKALWRCAEAAFAEGRVSDAASMCRSALALAGGTGAWQHAGAVRELQRRIRSAQSGEQESESGTKRGAGTGT